In Brevibacillus brevis, a genomic segment contains:
- a CDS encoding MerR family transcriptional regulator, producing MTIQQMAKMTGLSVHTLRYYEKIGLLNGVERNEHGYRQYSEADLAWIHFLLRLRSTGMPVSDMKLFSDLRSQGNATVANRRELLENHHKNVLAQIQDLKESLREVEEKIDYYKRLEEQNEQ from the coding sequence TTGACGATTCAACAAATGGCAAAAATGACGGGTCTATCGGTGCACACGTTGCGCTACTATGAAAAAATCGGGCTGCTAAACGGCGTGGAGCGCAACGAGCACGGTTACAGACAATATTCGGAGGCCGACCTGGCGTGGATTCATTTTCTGCTCCGTTTGCGCTCCACAGGTATGCCGGTCAGTGACATGAAGCTGTTTTCCGATCTGCGCAGTCAAGGGAATGCTACCGTTGCAAACCGCCGCGAATTGCTAGAAAACCATCACAAAAACGTTCTGGCCCAAATCCAGGATCTGAAGGAAAGCTTGAGAGAAGTCGAAGAGAAAATCGACTACTATAAGAGGCTCGAGGAACAAAACGAACAATAA
- a CDS encoding MerR family transcriptional regulator has protein sequence MNIGELSRKTGVSLRSLRYYEEKALLNPIRLENGYRDYTESDIERVRIIQLYFSLGLTVKEIHDFFHCAWSEDLQFQCLPNAIQVGEKKLEEIRKQIETLRKAESHLADCISGWKEILHKGEGKK, from the coding sequence ATGAACATCGGCGAATTGTCTCGGAAGACCGGAGTCAGTCTGCGTTCCCTTCGATACTACGAAGAAAAAGCGCTGCTGAACCCGATTCGCCTGGAAAACGGCTATCGGGATTATACGGAATCCGACATCGAGCGAGTCAGAATCATTCAGCTCTATTTCAGTCTCGGTCTGACTGTGAAGGAAATTCACGATTTTTTTCATTGTGCATGGAGCGAGGATCTGCAATTTCAATGTCTGCCCAATGCCATACAGGTGGGTGAAAAAAAGCTCGAGGAAATCCGCAAACAAATCGAGACCTTGCGCAAAGCCGAATCGCATTTGGCAGATTGTATAAGCGGCTGGAAAGAAATCTTGCATAAAGGAGAGGGAAAAAAATGA
- a CDS encoding carboxymuconolactone decarboxylase family protein — protein sequence MSSERYLRGWEKLMEVDGEGGERVMESLKDIAPDLGRYVVEFAFGDIYSREGLDLKQRQLVTIASLTTQGGCEPQLTVHIHAALNVGLSPQEIVEAIIHCSPYTGFPRVLNAVFTAKRIFEERNVQGQSVL from the coding sequence ATGAGTTCGGAACGTTACTTGCGCGGTTGGGAAAAGCTGATGGAGGTCGACGGGGAGGGGGGAGAACGCGTTATGGAATCGCTCAAAGACATTGCCCCGGATTTGGGAAGGTATGTGGTTGAGTTTGCTTTTGGCGATATTTACAGCAGAGAGGGCTTGGATCTAAAACAAAGACAGCTTGTCACCATCGCTTCCCTGACAACCCAAGGCGGATGCGAGCCTCAGCTCACCGTTCATATTCATGCAGCTCTCAATGTGGGGCTGTCTCCGCAGGAAATTGTAGAAGCCATCATCCATTGCAGTCCTTACACCGGCTTTCCACGCGTATTGAATGCCGTCTTTACGGCAAAACGTATTTTTGAAGAGCGCAATGTGCAAGGGCAATCTGTCCTATAG
- a CDS encoding phytase — MKTKKAWVAFALAAGLFSTLPAEVSYAESKTFPVTADMETQPVQTTDDAADDPAIWVHPSNPAKSKFITTNKKSGLIVYDLDGKEIKSYPFGNLNNVDLRYGFKLGNKSIDLVGATDRSEGKNSIEIYAFDGETGTLENIVDPEQPIKSAVSEVYGFSFYHSQKTGKFYAMLTGKDGEFEQYELIDNGKGQVQGKKVREFKLLSQTEGMVADDEYGYLYIGEEDVALWRLNAEPDAENKGKIVDVVNGEHLTEDIEGLTIYYAADGKGYLIASSQGNNTYAIYDRQGNNRYIGSFAIGDSKTIDGTSDTDGIDVIGFGLGQKYPHGLFIAQDGANVDPRGQAQNQNFKVVAWEKIAKHLPLALVEKQQVNPRSLQNRTVPAK, encoded by the coding sequence ATGAAAACGAAAAAAGCATGGGTGGCATTCGCTTTGGCCGCAGGTCTCTTCTCCACCTTGCCAGCAGAAGTCTCCTATGCGGAGTCCAAGACTTTCCCTGTAACAGCTGACATGGAAACTCAACCGGTGCAAACCACTGACGACGCTGCCGACGATCCTGCCATTTGGGTACATCCGTCCAATCCAGCGAAAAGCAAGTTCATCACGACCAACAAAAAATCAGGTCTCATCGTCTACGATCTGGACGGCAAGGAAATCAAATCGTATCCATTCGGGAATTTGAACAATGTAGACTTGCGCTACGGTTTCAAGCTGGGCAACAAGTCTATCGATTTGGTGGGTGCAACGGATCGTTCGGAAGGAAAAAACAGCATTGAGATCTACGCTTTTGACGGGGAGACAGGTACGCTTGAAAATATCGTAGATCCAGAGCAGCCCATCAAATCGGCCGTAAGCGAGGTTTACGGCTTCAGCTTTTACCACAGCCAAAAGACAGGAAAGTTCTACGCCATGCTGACAGGAAAAGATGGTGAGTTTGAGCAGTATGAACTGATCGATAACGGAAAAGGTCAGGTTCAGGGGAAAAAGGTACGGGAATTCAAATTGCTTAGCCAGACAGAAGGCATGGTGGCCGATGATGAGTACGGGTATCTCTATATCGGCGAAGAGGATGTAGCGCTGTGGAGATTGAATGCCGAGCCTGATGCGGAAAACAAAGGCAAGATTGTCGATGTCGTGAATGGCGAGCACCTGACCGAAGACATTGAGGGACTGACCATTTATTACGCGGCGGACGGCAAAGGATACCTGATCGCTTCCAGCCAGGGAAATAACACCTACGCCATCTATGATCGTCAGGGCAACAACAGGTATATCGGCAGCTTCGCTATCGGCGACAGCAAGACGATCGACGGAACCAGTGATACGGACGGCATCGATGTCATCGGATTCGGGCTGGGGCAAAAATATCCGCACGGCCTCTTTATTGCCCAGGACGGCGCAAACGTAGACCCGAGGGGACAGGCCCAAAATCAAAACTTCAAGGTAGTCGCTTGGGAGAAGATCGCGAAACACCTCCCTCTTGCACTGGTTGAGAAACAACAGGTTAATCCGAGAAGCCTGCAAAACCGGACCGTTCCAGCGAAGTAA
- a CDS encoding SDR family oxidoreductase has translation MNPILKTANQRLAIVTGGNRGIGKEISRQLAEKGLQVIITCRDEDKGRKAVEEMRQEGLSVEFQVVDVHDRKSIQDMIRRVEHDFGRLDVLVNNAGIIMDRGVSVLDVEESVMKETFETNYFGALRMIQASVPLMKAHRYGRIVNISSGLGAFEILQGFLGLKGSSSAYRISKTMLNALTCLAAQEVSEMGIKVNAVCPGRVQTDMGGADAPLTVAEGADTAVWLATLGEDGPTGGFFRERKRIEW, from the coding sequence ATGAATCCGATATTGAAAACGGCAAATCAACGGCTTGCGATCGTCACTGGAGGGAACCGCGGTATTGGGAAGGAAATTTCACGCCAGTTGGCTGAAAAAGGATTGCAAGTCATCATCACTTGTCGGGATGAAGACAAAGGGCGAAAAGCCGTGGAGGAAATGCGCCAGGAGGGTCTATCGGTTGAATTCCAGGTCGTCGACGTACATGATCGGAAAAGCATCCAGGACATGATCCGCCGAGTAGAACATGATTTTGGCCGTCTTGACGTGCTGGTGAACAATGCAGGCATTATTATGGACAGAGGCGTCTCGGTGCTGGACGTGGAAGAATCCGTCATGAAGGAGACCTTCGAGACCAATTACTTTGGTGCCCTGCGGATGATTCAGGCATCCGTTCCTCTGATGAAAGCCCATCGGTACGGCCGTATCGTCAATATCTCATCGGGGCTTGGAGCTTTTGAGATTTTGCAAGGATTTCTGGGCCTCAAAGGGTCCTCCTCCGCCTATCGCATCTCCAAAACCATGCTGAATGCCTTGACATGCCTGGCTGCGCAAGAGGTGTCGGAAATGGGGATCAAAGTGAATGCGGTCTGTCCTGGCAGGGTGCAAACGGATATGGGCGGCGCAGATGCTCCGCTGACGGTAGCGGAAGGAGCAGATACGGCAGTCTGGTTGGCGACACTGGGTGAAGATGGTCCGACTGGCGGCTTCTTTCGAGAACGAAAACGGATAGAGTGGTAG